The Glycine soja cultivar W05 chromosome 8, ASM419377v2, whole genome shotgun sequence genome has a window encoding:
- the LOC114420908 gene encoding cysteine proteinase inhibitor 5-like produces the protein MIKLECLLLVFVLMTSVVARKEPLLGRWSPIKNINDPKVIEIANYAIATFDKRFGTKKKLEKMIEGETRTVEGLKYKTRIVAGMDYFLIFRANDEYGEFQNYGATVRVIESLHFRNLTGFVPANS, from the coding sequence ATGATAAAACTAGAGTGTCTTCTTCTGGTGTTTGTTCTCATGACTTCTGTGGTTGCTAGAAAAGAACCTTTGCTCGGACGTTGGAGCCCTATCAAGAACATCAACGACCCTAAAGTGATAGAGATCGCAAATTACGCCATTGCAACTTTTGATAAGCGATTCGGTACAAAGAAGAAGTTAGAGAAGATGATAGAGGGTGAGACTCGAACAGTAGAAGGGTTAAAGTATAAGACTCGGATAGTAGCAGGAATGGACTACTTCCTCATCTTCAGAGCCAATGATGAGTACGGCGAATTTCAAAATTACGGAGCAACTGTGCGAGTAATCGAATCGCTCCATTTCAGAAACCTCACTGGCTTTGTTCCTGCCAATTCTTAA
- the LOC114421499 gene encoding F-box protein At1g80960-like, translating into MVGEEAKNISVTEGKDLISALPDPLVGAIISLLPNTEGVRTCVFSKRWKKAWMHMSHLNIDQVQMMKPFIQANLCGVHHKRCVDVPFQHQRVDPNENYDLDVIDKTERLIISVLNSHSHPLESCNIRHLPESCASGNVVLLMKKLLKEKNLKKLSMEQTDPIHWDILQNAPQGVKYHEMTIDLPFEIFSSFEELELKNYYLKTKPSSGDFAQVLKKLTFKNMMVDKDDWEGIMSYCLCLENLTIDNCMMEIIKINNPRLKFLRICRMEVIKIDVSAINLEIIEIDTVVCKPQKVTFETPKVHFLRSCFDAIGGQNDCWVRSKLLQSENILHACCSNKIPQGSTSSFANIFENLATLCIGLDLEKFNNAMSLYSTLKSCPMLQTLEINIQADDDAWDYHGDEDEEEADGDARDYDGDEHNEEGYFPYPKIFFWMNMDPCDCINHKLKTLSIKGFAGEELEVEFLKYIITTAKVMKKITIWFVDNCSWAQATKTRCLMSFKSISPNLSIILNPGPIYMANGDGNFETWMSTLRN; encoded by the exons ATGGTAGGAGAAGAGGCAAAAAATATTAGTGTCACTGAAGGAAAAGATTTGATCAGCGCTCTTCCCGATCCACTCGTTGGAGCTATCATTTCTCTCCTTCCTAACACTGAAGGTGTAAGAACCTGTGTTTTTTCCAAGCGATGGAAAAAGGCGTGGATGCATATGTCACATCTTAACATTGATCAGGTCCAAATGATGAAACCTTTTATCCAAGCTAATCTCTGTGGGGTACACCATAAGAGGTGTGTTGATGTGCCTTTTCAACATCAAAGGGTAGATCCCAACGAAAATTATGACTTGGATGTAATTGATAAAACAGAAAGATTGATTATCTCAGTGTTGAATTCACACTCTCATCCCTTGGAAAGTTGCAATATTCGACACCTACCCGAAAGTTGTGCGAGTGGTAATGTTGTTTTGTTGAtgaagaagcttctcaaggaaaaaaatttgaaaaaactttCCATGGAGCAAACTGATCCTATTCATTGGGACATCTTGCAAAATGCTCCACAAGGTGTGAAATACCATGAAATGACTATAGATTTGCCTTTTGAGATTTTCTCAAGTTTTGAGGAACTTGAGTTGAAGAACTATTACCTCAAGACAAAACCATCAAGTGGTGATTTTGCTCAAGTTCTAAAAAAATTGACCTTTAAGAATATGATGGTTGATAAAGATGATTGGGAAGGAATTATGTCTTATTGCTTGTGTCTCGAAAATTTAACCATTGATAATTGTATGATGGAAATTATTAAGATAAATAACCCAAGACTCAAGTTTTTAAGAATTTGTAGAATGGAGGTGATTAAGATTGATGTCTCTGCTATTAACCTTGAGATCATTGAGATTGATACTGTTGTTTGTAAGCCTCAAAAGGTTACTTTTGAGACCCCAAAAGTTCATTTCCTTCGTTCTTGTTTTGATGCAATTGGAGGGCAAAATGATTGCTGGGTTCGAAGCAAGCTTTTGCAATCAGAAAATATTCTACATGCTTGCTGTAGCAATAAG ATACCTCAAGGTTCAACTTCAAGTTTTGCCAATATATTTGAGAACCTTGCTACGTTATGCATTGGTTTAGATTTGGAGAAGTTTAATAATGCCATGTCTCTCTACTCAACTCTGAAGTCATGCCCTATGTTGCAAACTCTTGAAATTAATATTCAG gCTGATGATGATGCATGGGATTATCATGGTGATGAAGATGAGGAGGAGGCTGATGGTGATGCAAGGGATTATGATGGTGATGAACATAATGAGGAGGGTTATTTTCCTTACCCTAAAATCTTCTTTTGGATGAACATGGACCCCTGTGATTGTATAAATCACAAACTAAAGACCCTTAGCATAAAGGGATTTGCAGGAGAAGAACTTGAGGTGGAGTTTCTTAAATACATAATAACAACAGCTAAAGTGATgaagaaaattactatttggTTTGTTGATAATTGTTCATGGGCACAAGCCACTAAAACAAGGTGTTTGATGTCATTTAAGAGTATCTCTCCGAACTTGTCCATCATTCTCAATCCTGGGCCAATATACATGGCAAATGGGGACGGAAACTTTGAAACATGGATGTCTACTCTAAGAAACTAG